A single genomic interval of Dyella sp. GSA-30 harbors:
- a CDS encoding Do family serine endopeptidase: MYPRHRRLAVIFSAVLASVLPLIGRAALPPSVDGQPLPSLAPMLEKVTPAVVNISTKTRVKVRDPFFDDPVFRQMFGLNGGARERVEQSLGSGVIVDAAKGYVLTNNHVVGGADDISVTLQDGRNFKGKLIGTDPETDVAVVQIQGTDLKALPLANSDQLRVGDFVVAVGDPFGLGQTATSGIVSALRRSGLGNSGYQNFIQTDASINPGNSGGALVNLRGELVGINTMIFSPSGGNVGIGFAIPTNLSSEVMQQLIAHGKVSRGTLGIDTQEITPRIAQVLGLKSSEGVVVTRVSNGSVADQADVQTGDVITAVDGKPLRNPQDLRNSEGLLPVGSSVKLTVTRGGTPRDITLKLTPEKLATLDGGKLDARLVGVTFSELPQNLRSQGVAGVQIASVAKGSRAEQSGLKQGDILLGIGNLRVTSLNTMQRLAGVNPRQLLLVVSGDEGTRYVQVL, encoded by the coding sequence ATGTATCCGCGTCATCGCCGCCTCGCTGTCATATTTAGTGCCGTGCTGGCATCGGTGCTGCCGCTGATCGGCCGTGCTGCACTGCCACCGAGTGTTGACGGGCAACCTTTACCGTCACTGGCGCCCATGCTGGAGAAAGTTACGCCGGCGGTGGTAAACATCTCGACCAAGACCCGCGTAAAGGTGCGCGATCCGTTCTTCGACGACCCGGTGTTTCGTCAGATGTTCGGCCTCAACGGCGGCGCGCGCGAACGCGTGGAGCAGAGCCTGGGTTCGGGCGTCATCGTCGATGCGGCCAAGGGCTATGTGCTGACCAATAACCATGTGGTCGGCGGCGCGGACGATATCTCGGTCACCCTGCAGGACGGGCGCAACTTCAAAGGCAAGCTGATCGGCACCGACCCGGAAACCGATGTGGCGGTGGTGCAGATTCAGGGCACGGATCTGAAGGCGCTGCCGCTGGCCAACTCCGATCAACTGCGCGTGGGCGATTTCGTGGTTGCGGTGGGCGACCCGTTCGGGCTGGGGCAGACGGCGACCTCGGGCATCGTCTCGGCGCTGCGTCGCTCGGGGCTCGGCAATTCGGGCTATCAGAACTTTATCCAGACCGATGCCTCGATCAACCCGGGCAACTCCGGCGGCGCGCTGGTGAACCTGCGCGGCGAGCTGGTCGGCATCAACACGATGATCTTCTCGCCCTCGGGCGGCAATGTCGGCATCGGCTTTGCCATCCCCACCAATCTGAGCAGCGAGGTGATGCAGCAGCTGATCGCGCACGGCAAGGTCAGCCGCGGCACGCTGGGCATCGACACGCAGGAGATCACCCCACGCATCGCGCAGGTACTGGGGCTGAAGAGCAGCGAGGGCGTGGTGGTGACGCGGGTGAGCAACGGCTCGGTCGCCGACCAGGCCGATGTGCAGACCGGTGATGTGATCACTGCGGTGGACGGCAAACCGCTGCGCAATCCGCAGGACCTGCGCAACTCCGAGGGTCTGCTACCGGTCGGCAGCTCGGTCAAGCTCACCGTCACGCGCGGCGGCACGCCGCGCGACATCACTCTGAAACTGACACCCGAGAAACTCGCCACGCTCGACGGCGGCAAGCTCGATGCACGACTGGTGGGCGTCACCTTCAGCGAGCTGCCGCAGAACCTGCGTAGCCAGGGCGTGGCCGGTGTGCAGATCGCGAGCGTCGCCAAGGGCAGTCGCGCCGAGCAGAGCGGACTGAAGCAGGGGGACATTTTGCTGGGTATCGGCAATCTCCGCGTGACCAGTCTGAACACGATGCAGCGGCTCGCCGGGGTGAATCCGCGGCAGTTGTTGCTGGTGGTGTCGGGGGATGAGGGGACGCGGTACGTGCAGGTGCTTTGA
- a CDS encoding CsgG/HfaB family protein, with product MAAAMASACHHDEAATNASSSPTPAVTTAAAATVPATQAPAPIRTNPDFGGVTSETVEATGVAPTLEGAIDNAILQAVEQVNGKTVAAGSLNLGVDGSLAAGGQSVDFSSAQYAQWLASRTSGAVTHFRIISQQQKNLPLSTDEQHLAASQGESWNKGKFDGSASEQSEAHALASDGSREAKADASQQASVSASGEYDQHQGASNVDYTQKHTQFANQWEVKIAVSVAKYREAPGAKLTRVVIAMPRVKQQSYRVGDSSIGSQEVASQIRSALGDAMVQTHRFTVLDRDATEEMGQEIELIQSGNAKREDTARLGQQLAADLIVIPTIDRFEYLRHERALRLSDRALVSYSGGGTLSFRVVNAVTGQIVLSRSFDYSLPDTAPTTLGAGADGPRLAGEMMQALDGAIIGSIMRSTFPLSVLQRNGHNVVINQGGDLVKEGTVYQAVTMGKEVIDPQSGQSLGPTETPCCTVAIDRVTPNLSYGHIVESDVDTSGSFTPGSIELRDFAKPDMTRSPDGAVVVRGAKKRVAEAKASAAADAGGADKNW from the coding sequence ATGGCTGCGGCCATGGCGAGCGCTTGCCACCATGATGAAGCGGCAACTAACGCTTCGTCGTCCCCTACGCCTGCCGTGACAACCGCGGCAGCTGCGACGGTACCGGCCACGCAGGCACCAGCCCCAATACGTACCAATCCCGACTTTGGCGGTGTGACCAGTGAGACGGTCGAAGCCACAGGTGTCGCGCCTACGCTGGAAGGGGCGATAGACAATGCGATCCTCCAGGCCGTGGAGCAGGTCAATGGCAAGACGGTGGCCGCTGGCAGTTTGAACCTTGGCGTGGACGGCAGCCTGGCGGCTGGCGGCCAGTCGGTGGATTTCTCAAGTGCCCAATATGCGCAGTGGCTGGCCAGCAGGACATCGGGCGCGGTGACGCATTTCCGGATCATCTCGCAGCAACAGAAGAACTTGCCGCTGAGCACGGACGAGCAACATCTGGCAGCCAGTCAGGGCGAGAGCTGGAACAAGGGCAAGTTCGATGGCTCGGCCAGCGAACAGTCGGAGGCACATGCCCTGGCCAGTGATGGCAGCCGCGAAGCCAAGGCTGATGCCAGCCAGCAGGCAAGCGTGAGCGCATCTGGCGAGTACGATCAGCACCAAGGTGCAAGCAATGTTGATTACACCCAGAAACATACCCAGTTCGCCAACCAGTGGGAGGTGAAGATCGCGGTATCTGTAGCCAAATACCGTGAAGCACCAGGTGCCAAGCTGACCCGTGTGGTTATCGCCATGCCACGCGTCAAGCAACAGAGCTACAGAGTTGGCGACAGCAGTATCGGCTCGCAGGAGGTCGCTTCGCAAATTCGCTCGGCGCTCGGTGACGCCATGGTGCAGACGCATCGATTCACGGTCCTAGATCGCGATGCAACCGAAGAAATGGGGCAAGAGATAGAACTCATTCAATCGGGTAACGCCAAGCGCGAGGACACTGCGCGCCTGGGCCAGCAACTGGCAGCCGACCTGATTGTTATCCCCACGATCGATCGCTTCGAGTATCTGCGCCACGAGCGTGCACTTCGCCTTAGCGACCGAGCTCTGGTTTCCTATTCCGGTGGTGGCACACTGTCGTTCCGGGTCGTCAACGCGGTAACTGGACAAATTGTCTTGTCGCGTAGCTTTGATTACTCCCTGCCCGATACGGCGCCAACGACACTTGGTGCTGGGGCAGATGGTCCGCGTCTCGCTGGAGAAATGATGCAGGCACTCGATGGAGCGATCATCGGGTCGATTATGCGAAGCACGTTTCCATTGTCAGTGCTCCAACGCAACGGTCACAACGTCGTGATCAACCAAGGCGGCGATTTGGTGAAAGAGGGGACTGTCTACCAAGCGGTGACCATGGGCAAGGAGGTGATCGACCCGCAATCGGGTCAGTCACTCGGGCCCACGGAAACGCCTTGCTGTACGGTAGCGATAGACCGAGTGACGCCAAACCTCTCCTATGGTCACATTGTGGAAAGCGACGTGGACACGAGTGGGTCATTTACACCGGGAAGCATCGAGTTACGGGACTTTGCCAAACCAGACATGACGAGATCACCTGATGGTGCGGTGGTTGTGCGTGGTGCGAAGAAAAGGGTAGCCGAGGCAAAGGCTAGCGCCGCTGCCGATGCCGGCGGAGCGGACAAGAACTGGTAG
- a CDS encoding histone, translating to MSIDLDFEMNDTTATTEAPAVDSTPAPKKARAKRKPAAKKAAPAKKAAKKATKKAGAKKATKKVAKKATKKVAKKATKKVAAKKAVKKAVKKAAKKAVKKVRAAKKAVKKTARKVAKKGTARKAAKKVSSKKTARKAAPKKAAKSASKKTARKAVKRSTASKKTARKATKKAARRK from the coding sequence ATGTCAATTGATCTGGATTTCGAAATGAACGATACAACGGCAACAACGGAAGCACCGGCAGTCGATTCGACCCCGGCGCCGAAGAAGGCCCGCGCCAAGCGTAAACCGGCTGCCAAGAAGGCAGCACCGGCCAAGAAGGCGGCTAAGAAAGCCACCAAGAAGGCCGGCGCCAAGAAGGCAACCAAGAAGGTCGCGAAGAAGGCGACCAAGAAGGTAGCCAAGAAAGCCACCAAGAAAGTCGCAGCCAAGAAAGCGGTGAAGAAGGCAGTCAAGAAGGCTGCCAAGAAAGCCGTGAAGAAGGTGCGGGCAGCCAAGAAGGCAGTCAAGAAGACTGCTCGCAAGGTTGCCAAGAAGGGCACGGCCCGCAAGGCCGCAAAGAAGGTCAGCAGCAAAAAGACGGCCCGTAAAGCCGCCCCGAAGAAAGCGGCAAAGTCCGCTAGCAAGAAAACCGCCCGCAAAGCGGTAAAGAGGTCCACTGCCAGCAAGAAGACGGCGCGTAAGGCCACCAAAAAGGCCGCCCGTCGCAAGTAA
- a CDS encoding serine hydrolase: protein MKLPQLALLSALLLAASSQGHAAASAASKQQQVDALFAKWDNPDTPGAAVEVVKDGKVVYRHAFGMADIEQGRAITPSTIFHVASVSKQFTALSVLLLAQDGKLSLDDDVRRYLPELPDFGQVIRIRHLLNHTSGLRDQLNLLSMAGWRMDDVITGDDAMRFVRRQHALNFAPGSEFEYCNTGYTLLGMIVERVSGKSLAAFSKERIFDPLGMKHTFFHEQYSTLVPGRAQSYQPSPGTGYEGIALSFSVVGPTNLFTTADDLVLWQRNFDDARVGGKPLLAQMQTPAKLNDGTATDYGDGVFAGSYRGLRTIGHDGADAGFRSNLLRFPDQHLSVVIVANGADLHVTQLGERIADIYLDGKLDAQPTPIPDYSSRTEVPIDPARLDALVGTYALENGSAITFAKEHGRLVGWTAGDDTMPFYAAGEREFFAKLVNAQFTFDPPGADGVIQGGTWRRNARVKHAKRIAPMKLPDPKALEGEYYSDELHVLYTVTENDGNVVLSYSRGDIVLAPFDKDSFVGPWPFGLVHFQCAPASGCAGFTATEDRARDVQFNKVTIVDAGKR from the coding sequence ATGAAGCTACCTCAACTTGCGCTACTTTCAGCGCTGCTGTTGGCAGCCAGTTCGCAGGGGCATGCAGCGGCCTCGGCCGCAAGCAAGCAACAACAGGTCGACGCCCTGTTCGCAAAGTGGGACAACCCCGACACGCCGGGTGCGGCAGTGGAGGTGGTCAAGGACGGTAAGGTTGTCTACCGGCATGCCTTTGGCATGGCCGACATTGAACAAGGTCGCGCGATCACGCCGTCGACGATTTTCCATGTCGCATCGGTATCGAAACAGTTCACCGCGCTTTCCGTGCTGCTGCTCGCGCAGGACGGCAAGCTGTCACTGGACGATGACGTGCGTCGCTACCTACCTGAGCTGCCCGACTTCGGCCAGGTCATCCGGATTCGTCATCTGCTCAATCACACCAGCGGACTGCGCGACCAGTTGAATTTGTTATCGATGGCCGGGTGGCGCATGGACGACGTGATCACCGGCGATGACGCGATGCGCTTTGTTCGTCGCCAGCACGCCCTGAATTTCGCGCCTGGTAGCGAATTTGAGTACTGCAATACCGGCTACACGCTGCTCGGCATGATTGTCGAGCGGGTATCGGGAAAATCGCTGGCGGCGTTTTCGAAGGAACGCATTTTCGACCCGCTGGGTATGAAGCACACTTTCTTCCATGAGCAATACAGCACGTTGGTCCCAGGCCGCGCGCAGTCCTATCAGCCCTCGCCAGGCACCGGCTACGAAGGCATCGCCCTGTCATTTTCCGTGGTGGGTCCCACCAACCTGTTTACGACGGCGGATGACCTCGTTCTGTGGCAGAGGAATTTTGATGATGCTCGCGTCGGCGGCAAGCCGTTGCTGGCTCAGATGCAGACGCCGGCCAAGCTCAATGACGGCACGGCCACTGACTATGGCGACGGCGTTTTTGCCGGGAGCTATCGCGGGCTCAGGACCATCGGCCACGACGGCGCGGATGCGGGTTTCAGAAGCAACCTGCTGCGTTTTCCCGATCAGCACCTGTCGGTGGTCATCGTCGCCAACGGCGCGGACCTTCATGTAACCCAGCTAGGCGAACGCATCGCCGACATTTACCTCGATGGCAAGCTCGACGCGCAACCGACGCCCATTCCCGACTACAGCAGCCGCACCGAAGTACCGATCGACCCGGCACGGCTGGATGCCCTGGTAGGCACCTATGCATTGGAGAACGGCTCGGCCATCACGTTCGCCAAGGAACACGGCCGCCTGGTGGGCTGGACCGCAGGCGATGACACGATGCCGTTCTACGCTGCGGGCGAGCGCGAGTTCTTTGCCAAACTGGTCAACGCCCAATTCACCTTCGACCCGCCCGGCGCGGACGGCGTGATCCAAGGCGGTACTTGGCGCCGCAATGCGCGTGTAAAGCATGCCAAGCGCATCGCGCCCATGAAACTGCCTGATCCAAAGGCGCTGGAAGGCGAGTACTACAGCGACGAGCTGCACGTGCTCTACACCGTCACCGAGAATGACGGCAACGTCGTGCTCAGCTATTCACGCGGCGACATTGTGCTTGCCCCATTCGACAAGGACAGCTTTGTTGGTCCCTGGCCGTTCGGTCTCGTCCATTTTCAGTGCGCACCGGCGAGCGGCTGCGCCGGGTTCACCGCGACCGAGGATCGTGCGCGCGACGTGCAGTTCAATAAGGTAACCATCGTCGACGCAGGCAAGCGATAA
- a CDS encoding YciI family protein: protein MQYLLMLYADESGWGKMSRAEQEQGVAAYGAYTQALKAAGVWVGSNRLKDTDTATTVRLVNGKSQVLDGPYVDSKEQLGGYYLIEAPTLDEALAWAARCPGAGHGTIEVRPVWGMEG from the coding sequence ATGCAGTATCTATTGATGCTTTACGCGGACGAGAGTGGCTGGGGCAAGATGTCGAGGGCCGAGCAGGAGCAGGGCGTTGCCGCCTATGGCGCTTATACGCAGGCGCTGAAGGCGGCGGGCGTGTGGGTGGGCTCCAACCGGTTGAAGGACACCGATACGGCTACCACGGTGCGCCTGGTCAATGGCAAATCGCAGGTGCTCGACGGCCCCTACGTGGACAGCAAGGAGCAACTGGGCGGCTACTACCTTATCGAAGCGCCGACCCTGGATGAGGCCCTGGCCTGGGCCGCACGTTGCCCCGGCGCAGGCCACGGCACGATCGAGGTGCGCCCGGTCTGGGGCATGGAGGGGTGA
- a CDS encoding DUF6596 domain-containing protein yields the protein MAAAEDALSEAFAIALADWPVNGCPANPEAWLMTVARRKGIDGMRRRHTGDAATAQLLMAAEDQSSASADAGTDVEIPDKRLALLFACAHPAIDSDIRAPLMLQAVLGLDGKTIASAFLTSPDAMSKRLVRAKQKIRAAGIPFAIPARDELAGRLDGVLDAIYAAFAEGWSDPGGTDVARRDLTSEALFLARLVVAMLPQEPEALGMLALMLHADARRSARRNADGSYVPLADQDVSLWNAAMIDEAEALLRHASSLGRIGRYQLEAALQSAHVERRRTGRIDWTAEVELYDALLALSGSPVVALNRALAIAEWKGPVAALKIVDALAVDGRLAQYQPYWAARAALLARTCAYSEAHDAYGIAIGLERDPEVRRFLQGQQANLPH from the coding sequence GTGGCGGCGGCTGAGGATGCGTTGTCTGAAGCCTTCGCCATTGCCCTGGCGGATTGGCCAGTCAACGGATGCCCGGCCAATCCGGAAGCATGGCTGATGACCGTTGCACGGCGAAAGGGCATAGACGGAATGCGGCGTCGCCACACGGGTGACGCTGCAACCGCGCAACTGCTCATGGCTGCGGAGGATCAATCGTCAGCATCTGCGGACGCCGGCACCGACGTAGAGATTCCCGACAAACGACTGGCCTTGTTGTTCGCCTGCGCACATCCGGCCATCGATTCCGATATCCGTGCGCCCTTGATGTTGCAGGCGGTGTTGGGGCTGGATGGAAAGACGATTGCTTCGGCGTTTCTCACCTCGCCGGATGCGATGAGCAAGCGACTGGTTCGTGCGAAACAAAAAATTCGTGCAGCGGGCATCCCGTTTGCCATTCCAGCGCGCGATGAATTGGCGGGGCGGCTGGATGGTGTGCTGGATGCTATCTATGCTGCCTTTGCAGAAGGATGGAGCGATCCCGGCGGCACCGACGTGGCGCGGCGCGATCTCACCTCTGAAGCGCTGTTTCTTGCCCGATTGGTCGTTGCGATGCTGCCGCAGGAGCCAGAAGCGCTGGGTATGTTGGCGTTGATGCTGCATGCGGACGCACGACGTAGTGCCCGGCGGAATGCAGATGGCAGCTACGTGCCTCTGGCCGATCAGGATGTCTCGCTGTGGAATGCGGCCATGATCGACGAAGCTGAAGCATTGCTTCGACACGCAAGCTCCCTCGGTCGCATAGGCCGCTACCAGCTCGAAGCTGCGCTGCAGTCGGCACATGTCGAGCGCCGCCGTACCGGCCGCATCGACTGGACGGCGGAGGTGGAACTCTACGATGCATTGCTCGCGCTTTCCGGCTCGCCGGTCGTGGCGCTCAATCGCGCGCTGGCCATTGCGGAATGGAAGGGGCCTGTTGCAGCTTTGAAGATTGTGGATGCGCTTGCCGTCGATGGACGGCTTGCCCAGTATCAGCCTTATTGGGCCGCTCGGGCCGCATTGCTAGCCAGAACCTGTGCTTACAGCGAAGCCCATGACGCTTACGGCATTGCGATTGGCCTTGAGCGTGACCCCGAAGTTCGCCGCTTTTTGCAGGGGCAGCAGGCCAATTTGCCTCACTGA
- a CDS encoding NrdJb: protein MAIKIEKKIKGYNVVKPEDKAAQATTPAQPKKDEAPKAEVIQMHESVERPETLIGSTYKIKSPLFEHALYVTVNDIVLNAGTSHEQRRPFEIFINSKNMDHFQWIVALTRIISAVFRKGGDITFLAEEMKAVFDPRGGYFKAGGVYMPSIVAEIGAVIEQHMKMIGLIHDPEMDESTRRLIAEKRAAYEAAANPTPKQGSAEAAKPAAESSTGFPPGATMCVKCNTQALVLMDGCQTCLNCGYSKCG from the coding sequence ATGGCGATCAAGATCGAAAAGAAGATCAAGGGCTACAACGTCGTAAAGCCCGAAGACAAAGCCGCGCAAGCCACCACCCCCGCCCAGCCCAAGAAAGACGAGGCACCCAAGGCGGAAGTGATCCAGATGCACGAGAGCGTAGAGCGCCCCGAGACGCTCATCGGCTCCACCTACAAGATCAAGTCGCCGCTGTTCGAGCACGCGTTGTACGTCACCGTCAACGACATCGTCCTCAACGCCGGCACCTCGCACGAACAACGCCGTCCCTTCGAGATTTTCATCAACTCGAAGAACATGGACCACTTCCAGTGGATCGTGGCGCTAACCCGCATCATCTCCGCCGTCTTCCGCAAGGGCGGCGACATCACCTTCCTGGCTGAGGAGATGAAAGCGGTGTTTGACCCGCGCGGCGGCTACTTCAAGGCCGGCGGAGTCTACATGCCCAGCATCGTGGCCGAGATCGGCGCGGTGATCGAGCAGCATATGAAGATGATCGGCCTGATCCACGACCCAGAGATGGATGAATCGACCCGGCGACTGATTGCCGAGAAGCGGGCGGCCTATGAGGCTGCCGCCAACCCCACGCCCAAGCAGGGCAGTGCCGAGGCCGCCAAGCCGGCCGCCGAGTCATCCACGGGCTTTCCGCCTGGGGCGACTATGTGCGTTAAGTGCAATACGCAGGCGCTGGTGCTGATGGATGGGTGTCAGACTTGTTTGAATTGTGGGTATTCGAAGTGTGGGTGA
- a CDS encoding adenosylcobalamin-dependent ribonucleoside-diphosphate reductase, protein MSTVRAPAMVRDAAAIPLQPASQDIWDKKYRLKAKSGAPVDGSVDETYQRVARALSDVEATPELREHWNERFLWALRRGAIPAGRITSNAGALAHKPATSTINCTVSGTIRDSMDDILEKVHEAGLTLKAGCGIGYEFSTLRPRGAYVSGAGAYTSGPLSFMDIYDKMCFTVSSAGGRRGAQMGTFDVSHPDVKEFIRSKREDGRLRQFNLSLLVTDGFMQAVEHDQDWPLVFPVHVKEKDEVVLDDASQVVWREWPTHENYVEREDGLVACKIYGHIRARHLWDMIMVSTYDYAEPGFILIDKVNEMNNNWWCEHIRATNPCGEQPLPPYGSCLLGSINLTTFVRDPFGPKARFDWDEYRDVVRVFTRMLDNVVEINGLPLEQQRNEILSKRRHGMGFLGLGSTLTMLKMRYGAADAVAFTEEVSREMAVAGWEVALELAKEKGPAPILLREFTVTGDMLRKRPEMVTDGYKVGDTITGRVLHAKYSRYMQRVASVAPNLVKELAETGARFTHHSSIAPTGTISLSLANNASNGIEPSFAHHYSRNVIREGRKTKEKVEVYSYELLAYRALINADAMPFTDDAQAKLPEYFVAADDISPKEHVDIQAAAQLWVDSSISKTANVPTDYPYEDFKDIYFYAYKQGLKGCTTFRFNPAAFQGVLVKESDLESTLYRFELEDGSVVELKGNEEVEYDGEMHTAANLFDALKEGYYGKF, encoded by the coding sequence ATGAGCACCGTGCGTGCACCAGCCATGGTTCGTGATGCCGCAGCGATTCCGCTGCAGCCCGCGTCGCAGGACATCTGGGATAAAAAATACCGCCTGAAAGCGAAGTCGGGCGCACCGGTCGACGGCAGCGTCGACGAAACCTATCAGCGCGTGGCGCGCGCGCTTTCCGATGTGGAAGCGACGCCGGAGCTGCGCGAACACTGGAACGAGCGTTTTCTGTGGGCACTGCGCCGCGGGGCGATCCCGGCTGGCCGCATCACCTCCAACGCCGGCGCGCTCGCGCACAAGCCCGCGACCTCGACCATCAATTGCACGGTGTCCGGCACCATCCGCGATTCGATGGACGACATCCTCGAGAAGGTCCACGAAGCCGGCCTGACACTCAAGGCGGGTTGCGGCATCGGTTACGAGTTCTCCACGCTGCGTCCGCGCGGCGCGTACGTGTCGGGTGCGGGCGCCTATACCAGCGGCCCGCTGTCCTTCATGGATATCTACGACAAGATGTGTTTCACCGTCTCCTCCGCCGGCGGTCGCCGCGGTGCGCAGATGGGCACCTTCGACGTCAGCCATCCGGACGTGAAGGAATTCATCCGCTCCAAGCGCGAAGACGGTCGCCTGCGCCAGTTCAACCTGTCGCTGCTGGTCACCGACGGCTTCATGCAGGCGGTGGAGCACGACCAGGACTGGCCGCTGGTCTTCCCAGTGCACGTCAAGGAGAAGGACGAAGTCGTTCTCGACGACGCCAGCCAGGTGGTATGGCGCGAATGGCCCACCCACGAAAACTACGTGGAGCGCGAAGACGGCCTGGTCGCCTGCAAGATCTACGGCCACATCCGCGCGCGGCACCTGTGGGACATGATCATGGTGTCCACCTATGACTATGCCGAGCCGGGTTTCATCCTGATCGACAAGGTCAACGAGATGAACAACAACTGGTGGTGCGAGCACATCCGCGCCACCAACCCCTGCGGTGAGCAACCGCTGCCGCCGTACGGCTCGTGCCTGCTCGGCTCGATCAACCTCACCACCTTCGTGCGCGACCCGTTCGGCCCGAAGGCGCGCTTCGACTGGGACGAGTACCGCGACGTGGTCCGCGTCTTCACCCGCATGCTCGACAACGTGGTGGAGATCAACGGCCTGCCGCTGGAGCAGCAGCGCAACGAGATCCTCTCCAAGCGCCGTCACGGCATGGGGTTCCTGGGTCTGGGTTCGACCCTGACCATGCTCAAGATGCGCTACGGCGCCGCCGACGCTGTCGCCTTCACCGAAGAGGTGTCGCGCGAGATGGCCGTGGCCGGTTGGGAAGTGGCGCTGGAGCTGGCCAAGGAAAAAGGCCCGGCACCGATCCTGCTGCGCGAGTTCACCGTCACCGGCGACATGCTGCGCAAGCGTCCGGAGATGGTCACCGACGGCTACAAGGTCGGCGACACCATCACCGGCCGCGTACTGCACGCCAAGTACAGCCGCTACATGCAGCGCGTGGCCTCGGTCGCCCCGAACCTGGTCAAGGAGCTCGCCGAAACCGGCGCACGCTTCACCCACCACAGCTCGATCGCGCCCACCGGCACCATTTCGTTGTCGCTGGCCAACAACGCCAGTAACGGCATCGAGCCCAGTTTTGCCCATCACTACTCGCGCAACGTGATCCGTGAGGGCCGCAAGACCAAGGAAAAAGTCGAGGTCTACAGCTACGAGCTGCTCGCCTACCGCGCATTGATCAATGCCGACGCGATGCCGTTCACCGACGATGCCCAGGCCAAGCTGCCAGAGTACTTCGTTGCCGCTGACGATATCTCGCCGAAGGAGCATGTCGACATCCAGGCCGCCGCGCAGTTGTGGGTCGATTCGTCGATCTCCAAGACCGCGAACGTGCCGACCGACTACCCCTACGAAGACTTCAAGGACATCTACTTCTACGCCTATAAGCAGGGTCTCAAGGGCTGCACGACCTTCCGTTTCAACCCCGCTGCGTTCCAGGGCGTGTTGGTGAAAGAGTCAGATCTTGAGAGCACCCTCTACCGCTTCGAATTGGAGGACGGTAGTGTTGTGGAACTGAAAGGCAACGAAGAGGTGGAGTACGACGGCGAAATGCACACCGCCGCCAATCTGTTCGATGCCTTGAAGGAAGGCTATTACGGCAAATTCTGA
- a CDS encoding RHS repeat-associated core domain-containing protein has protein sequence MVISRAVVVAGCMLALWVSGFAHAQQNGTVTYVYTDPQGTSLAEADAQGNITATFDYAPYGTIALGAPPNGPGYTGHVDDPETNLIYMQHRYYDAAIGRFVSVDPVSPKAANVFAFNRYDYANDNPARYIDPDGRTCTETNKTYTCQIDKVVTQVNGKTVTRNATAEDHKTYAGLEKALTTAVNAVASSGKTADISFKSGGKTYSFSIAGTSVAQNLGGRIVSVDPSESGAMYTEGNKTHVEQAGLQPGRTIFGDAERTQEVELLHEGIHRSPEERKALGWRGLSQMDKDQDSHQAPYNAAANSFLEPNQ, from the coding sequence ATGGTTATTAGTCGAGCAGTCGTTGTCGCCGGTTGCATGCTAGCGCTTTGGGTTAGTGGGTTCGCTCATGCCCAGCAAAACGGCACCGTCACCTACGTCTATACCGATCCCCAAGGAACTTCCTTGGCGGAAGCAGATGCCCAAGGCAATATCACCGCTACGTTCGACTATGCACCCTATGGAACGATCGCGTTAGGTGCGCCACCCAATGGGCCTGGATACACGGGGCATGTGGATGACCCTGAGACCAATCTCATCTACATGCAGCACAGATACTACGACGCTGCGATAGGGCGCTTCGTAAGCGTGGACCCCGTTTCGCCGAAAGCGGCGAATGTCTTTGCCTTCAATCGGTATGACTATGCCAATGACAATCCTGCTCGATATATCGATCCTGACGGCCGTACCTGTACGGAAACTAATAAGACGTACACCTGTCAGATCGACAAAGTAGTCACGCAGGTGAATGGAAAGACCGTAACCAGGAATGCAACCGCAGAAGACCATAAAACGTATGCGGGATTAGAAAAGGCTCTGACAACCGCGGTCAATGCGGTAGCCAGTTCCGGAAAGACCGCGGATATCTCATTTAAGAGCGGCGGCAAGACCTACTCATTTTCTATTGCGGGGACTTCGGTTGCCCAAAATTTAGGGGGGCGCATAGTAAGCGTCGATCCCTCTGAATCTGGAGCTATGTATACAGAGGGCAATAAGACTCATGTTGAACAGGCTGGCTTACAGCCGGGTCGCACGATCTTTGGAGATGCGGAGAGGACGCAAGAGGTTGAATTGTTACATGAGGGAATCCATCGAAGTCCCGAAGAAAGGAAAGCTCTTGGATGGCGCGGGCTTTCGCAGATGGACAAAGATCAAGACTCTCATCAGGCCCCTTATAACGCTGCGGCAAATTCCTTTTTGGAACCTAACCAATGA
- a CDS encoding DUF2158 domain-containing protein, translated as MSEFKIGDTVQLKSGGPAMTVSELQEGGRVFCEWFDNKENHQERSFVASTLDKYDPGAGALGF; from the coding sequence ATGAGTGAGTTCAAGATTGGTGACACAGTGCAGCTTAAAAGCGGCGGCCCGGCAATGACTGTGTCTGAATTGCAGGAAGGTGGTAGGGTCTTTTGCGAATGGTTTGATAATAAGGAAAACCATCAAGAGAGGTCCTTTGTTGCAAGCACTTTGGATAAATACGATCCTGGCGCAGGTGCATTGGGCTTCTAG